One genomic window of Pseudomonas chlororaphis subsp. piscium includes the following:
- the carB gene encoding carbamoyl-phosphate synthase large subunit → MPKRTDIKSILILGAGPIVIGQACEFDYSGAQACKALREEGYRVILVNSNPATIMTDPAMADATYIEPIKWQTVAKIIEKERPDALLPTMGGQTALNCALDLEREGVLEKFGVEMIGANADTIDKAEDRSRFDTAMKAIGLECPRSGIAHSMDEANAVLEKLGFPCIIRPSFTMGGTGGGIAYNREEFEEICARGLDLSPTKELLIDESLIGWKEYEMEVVRDKKDNCIIVCSIENFDPMGVHTGDSITVAPAQTLTDKEYQILRNASLAVLREIGVETGGSNVQFGICPDTGRMVVIEMNPRVSRSSALASKATGFPIAKVAAKLAVGYTLDELSNDITGGKTPASFEPSIDYVVTKLPRFAFEKFAKADARLTTQMKSVGEVMAIGRTFQESLQKALRGLEVGVCGLDPKLDLSNPESMNVLKRELTVPGAERIWYVADAFRAGMTVEQIFGMNMIDPWFLVQIEDLIKEEEKVKTLGLSAIDRDLMFRLKRKGFSDQRLAKLLGVTEKNLRTHRHKLEVFPVYKRVDTCAAEFATDTAYLYSTYEEECEAAPSGRDKIMILGGGPNRIGQGIEFDYCCVHAALALRDDGYETIMVNCNPETVSTDYDTSDRLYFEPVTLEDVLEIVRVEKPKGVIVQYGGQTPLKLARALEAAGVPIIGTSPDAIDRAEDRERFQQMVERLNLRQPPNATVRSEDEAIRAAAKIGYPLVVRPSYVLGGRAMEIVYEEEELKRYLREAVQVSNDSPVLLDHFLNCAIEMDVDAVCDGKDVVIGAIMQHIEQAGVHSGDSACSLPPYSLPAHIQDEMREQVKKMALELGVVGLMNVQLALQGEQIYVIEVNPRASRTVPFVSKCIGVSLAMIAARVMAGKTLKELGFTKEIIPNFYSVKEAVFPFAKFPGVDPILGPEMKSTGEVMGVGDTFGEAFAKAQMGASEVLPTGGTAFISVRDDDKPLVAGVARDLINLGFEVVATAGTAKLIEAAGLKVRRVNKVTEGRPHVVDMIKNDEVTLIINTTEGRQSIADSYSIRRNALQHKIYCTTTIAAGEAICEALKFGPEKTVRRLQDLHAGLKA, encoded by the coding sequence GACCGTTGCCAAGATCATCGAGAAAGAGCGTCCGGACGCTCTGCTGCCGACCATGGGTGGCCAGACCGCGCTGAACTGCGCCCTGGACCTGGAGCGCGAAGGCGTTCTGGAGAAGTTCGGCGTGGAAATGATCGGCGCCAACGCCGACACCATCGACAAGGCCGAAGACCGTTCGCGCTTTGACACCGCGATGAAGGCGATCGGCCTGGAGTGCCCGCGCTCCGGTATCGCCCACAGCATGGACGAGGCCAATGCGGTCCTCGAGAAGCTGGGCTTCCCGTGCATTATCCGTCCGTCCTTCACCATGGGCGGCACCGGTGGCGGTATCGCCTACAACCGTGAAGAGTTCGAAGAGATCTGCGCCCGCGGCCTGGACCTTTCGCCGACCAAGGAACTGCTGATCGACGAATCGCTGATTGGCTGGAAAGAGTACGAGATGGAGGTGGTCCGCGATAAGAAGGACAACTGCATCATCGTTTGCTCGATCGAAAACTTCGACCCGATGGGCGTGCACACCGGTGACTCGATCACCGTGGCTCCAGCACAGACCCTGACCGACAAGGAATACCAGATCCTGCGTAACGCCTCCCTGGCGGTGCTGCGCGAGATCGGCGTGGAAACCGGTGGCTCCAACGTCCAGTTCGGCATCTGCCCGGATACTGGTCGCATGGTCGTGATCGAGATGAACCCGCGGGTATCCCGTTCTTCGGCTCTGGCTTCGAAAGCCACCGGCTTCCCGATCGCCAAGGTCGCGGCCAAGCTGGCCGTGGGTTACACCCTGGACGAACTGTCGAACGACATCACTGGCGGCAAGACCCCGGCGTCCTTCGAGCCGTCCATCGACTACGTCGTGACCAAGCTGCCACGCTTCGCCTTCGAAAAATTCGCCAAGGCTGACGCTCGCCTGACCACCCAGATGAAGTCGGTGGGTGAAGTGATGGCCATCGGCCGGACCTTCCAGGAATCCCTGCAGAAAGCGCTGCGCGGCCTGGAAGTGGGTGTCTGCGGCCTGGATCCGAAGCTTGACCTGAGCAACCCGGAAAGCATGAACGTGCTCAAGCGCGAGCTGACCGTACCGGGCGCCGAGCGTATCTGGTACGTGGCTGACGCCTTCCGTGCCGGCATGACCGTCGAGCAGATCTTCGGTATGAACATGATCGACCCTTGGTTCCTGGTGCAGATCGAAGATCTGATCAAGGAAGAGGAGAAGGTCAAGACTCTGGGGCTGTCGGCCATCGACCGCGACCTGATGTTCCGCCTCAAGCGCAAAGGTTTCTCCGACCAGCGTCTGGCCAAGCTGCTGGGCGTGACCGAGAAGAACCTGCGTACCCACCGCCACAAGCTGGAAGTGTTCCCGGTCTACAAGCGCGTCGACACCTGCGCGGCCGAGTTCGCCACCGATACCGCCTACCTGTACTCGACCTATGAGGAAGAGTGCGAGGCAGCGCCTTCGGGGCGCGACAAGATCATGATCCTGGGCGGCGGTCCGAACCGTATCGGCCAAGGCATCGAATTCGACTACTGCTGCGTGCACGCGGCACTGGCGCTGCGTGACGATGGTTATGAAACCATCATGGTCAACTGCAACCCGGAAACCGTTTCCACCGACTACGACACCTCCGATCGCCTGTACTTCGAGCCAGTGACCCTGGAAGACGTGCTGGAGATCGTCCGCGTCGAGAAGCCAAAAGGCGTGATTGTCCAGTACGGCGGCCAGACTCCGCTGAAACTGGCGCGTGCCCTGGAAGCGGCCGGCGTGCCGATCATCGGTACCAGCCCTGATGCCATCGACCGTGCCGAAGACCGTGAGCGCTTCCAGCAGATGGTCGAGCGCCTGAACCTGCGTCAGCCGCCAAACGCCACCGTGCGCAGCGAAGACGAAGCGATTCGTGCCGCGGCCAAGATCGGCTACCCGCTGGTGGTGCGTCCATCCTATGTGCTGGGCGGCCGGGCGATGGAAATCGTTTACGAAGAAGAAGAGCTCAAGCGCTACCTGCGTGAAGCGGTGCAGGTGTCCAACGACAGTCCGGTGCTGCTGGACCACTTCCTCAACTGCGCCATCGAGATGGACGTGGATGCGGTCTGCGACGGCAAGGATGTGGTGATCGGCGCGATCATGCAGCACATCGAACAGGCTGGCGTGCACTCCGGTGACTCCGCTTGCTCGCTGCCACCGTACTCGCTGCCTGCGCACATCCAGGACGAGATGCGTGAGCAGGTCAAGAAGATGGCGCTGGAGCTGGGTGTGGTTGGCCTGATGAACGTACAGCTGGCCCTGCAGGGCGAGCAGATCTACGTCATCGAAGTGAACCCGCGTGCTTCCCGTACCGTGCCGTTCGTTTCCAAGTGCATCGGTGTCTCCCTGGCAATGATCGCTGCGCGCGTCATGGCGGGTAAGACCCTGAAAGAGCTGGGCTTCACCAAGGAAATCATTCCTAACTTCTACAGCGTCAAGGAAGCGGTGTTCCCGTTCGCCAAGTTCCCGGGTGTCGACCCGATCCTCGGCCCAGAGATGAAGTCGACCGGTGAAGTGATGGGCGTCGGTGACACCTTCGGCGAAGCCTTTGCCAAGGCCCAGATGGGCGCCAGCGAAGTGCTGCCGACCGGCGGTACCGCATTCATCAGCGTGCGTGACGATGACAAGCCACTGGTTGCGGGCGTGGCTCGTGATCTGATCAACTTGGGCTTCGAAGTGGTCGCCACTGCCGGTACTGCCAAGCTGATCGAAGCGGCAGGCCTGAAGGTGCGCCGTGTGAACAAGGTGACTGAAGGTCGTCCACACGTGGTCGACATGATCAAGAATGACGAAGTCACGCTGATCATCAACACCACCGAAGGTCGTCAGTCGATCGCCGACTCCTACTCCATCCGTCGTAACGCCTTGCAGCACAAGATCTACTGCACCACTACCATTGCTGCGGGCGAGGCCATCTGCGAAGCGCTCAAGTTCGGTCCGGAAAAGACCGTGCGCCGCTTGCAGGATCTACATGCAGGATTGAAGGCATGA
- the rimP gene encoding ribosome maturation factor RimP, whose translation MSSKLEQLQALLAPVVVALGYECWGIEFSAQGRHSLLRVYIDKEGGVLVDDCAIVSRQISGVLDVEDPISVEYTLEVSSPGMERPLFTLEQFAKYVGEQVKIKLRSPFEGRRNFQGLLRGVEEQDVVVQVEDHEFLLPIDMIDKAHIIPSFD comes from the coding sequence GTGTCGAGCAAGCTAGAACAGTTGCAGGCCTTGTTGGCCCCGGTGGTCGTGGCCCTTGGCTATGAATGCTGGGGTATCGAGTTTTCGGCTCAAGGTCGCCACTCACTGTTGCGCGTTTATATCGATAAAGAAGGCGGTGTGCTGGTGGACGACTGTGCCATCGTCAGCCGTCAGATCAGCGGCGTTCTGGATGTCGAAGATCCGATCTCCGTTGAATACACCCTTGAAGTTTCCTCTCCTGGCATGGAACGCCCGCTGTTCACCCTTGAACAGTTTGCCAAGTATGTCGGTGAACAAGTGAAGATCAAGCTGCGCTCGCCTTTTGAAGGTCGGCGTAATTTTCAGGGCCTTCTCCGCGGGGTGGAGGAGCAGGACGTCGTGGTGCAGGTGGAAGACCATGAGTTTCTGTTGCCGATCGACATGATCGACAAGGCCCACATAATTCCCAGTTTTGACTGA
- the glmM gene encoding phosphoglucosamine mutase gives MSKKYFGTDGIRGRVGVYPITPDFMLKLGWAAGMAFRSMGACRVLVGKDTRISGYMFESALEAGLSAAGADVMLLGPMPTPAIAYLTRTFHAEAGIVISASHNPHDDNGIKFFSGEGTKLPDEVELMIEELLDAPMTVVESSKLGKVSRINDASGRYIEFCKSSVPSSTSFAGLKIVVDCAHGATYKVAPSVFRELGAEVVVLSAQPNGLNINDNCGSTHMGQLQAAVLAEHADLGIAFDGDGDRVLMVDHTGAIVDGDELLFIIARDLHARNKLQGGVVGTLMSNLGLELALADLGIPFVRANVGDRYVIADLLERQWLVGGENSGHIVCFQHTTTGDAIIAALQVLMALKRRDEGLAQSRQALRKCPQILVNVRFGGGANPVEHPAVKEACARVTTAMAGRGRVLLRKSGTEPLVRVMVEGDDEAQVRGYADELAKLVAEVSA, from the coding sequence ATGAGCAAGAAATACTTTGGCACCGACGGTATTCGTGGTCGTGTGGGTGTGTACCCTATTACTCCCGATTTCATGCTCAAGCTGGGCTGGGCCGCGGGTATGGCCTTCCGCAGCATGGGCGCTTGCCGTGTGTTGGTGGGTAAAGACACGCGCATTTCCGGTTACATGTTCGAGTCCGCGCTTGAAGCGGGTCTATCTGCTGCCGGTGCGGATGTAATGCTGCTGGGCCCGATGCCCACTCCTGCCATCGCCTACCTGACCCGCACTTTCCATGCCGAGGCGGGGATCGTGATCAGCGCGTCGCATAATCCTCACGATGACAACGGCATCAAGTTCTTCTCGGGTGAAGGCACCAAGCTCCCCGATGAGGTCGAGTTGATGATCGAGGAGTTGCTGGACGCGCCGATGACCGTGGTGGAGTCGAGCAAGCTGGGCAAGGTCTCGCGCATCAATGATGCCTCGGGTCGCTACATCGAGTTCTGTAAGAGCAGCGTTCCTTCCAGCACCAGCTTTGCTGGGCTGAAAATCGTGGTTGATTGTGCCCATGGCGCAACCTACAAGGTGGCGCCAAGCGTTTTCCGTGAGTTGGGTGCTGAGGTGGTGGTGCTCTCCGCACAGCCTAATGGCCTGAACATCAACGACAATTGCGGTTCGACCCATATGGGGCAGTTGCAGGCTGCGGTATTGGCCGAGCACGCCGATCTGGGTATCGCCTTTGATGGTGATGGCGACCGGGTACTGATGGTCGACCATACAGGCGCCATCGTCGACGGTGACGAGCTGTTATTTATCATTGCCCGAGACCTGCATGCGCGTAACAAGCTGCAGGGTGGCGTGGTTGGTACCTTGATGAGCAATCTGGGTCTCGAGCTGGCCTTGGCTGACCTGGGGATCCCATTCGTGCGTGCCAACGTTGGTGACCGCTATGTCATTGCCGATCTGCTTGAGCGCCAATGGCTGGTAGGTGGTGAAAACTCCGGCCATATCGTGTGCTTCCAGCACACCACCACGGGCGATGCGATCATTGCCGCCCTACAGGTGTTGATGGCGCTGAAGCGACGTGATGAAGGTCTGGCGCAGTCGCGTCAGGCCCTGCGTAAGTGTCCACAGATTCTGGTGAATGTGCGCTTTGGTGGCGGAGCCAATCCCGTCGAGCATCCGGCTGTGAAAGAGGCCTGCGCGCGCGTCACTACCGCGATGGCTGGGCGTGGCCGGGTGTTGCTGCGCAAGTCGGGTACCGAGCCTTTGGTTCGCGTCATGGTCGAAGGTGACGATGAAGCCCAGGTCCGTGGCTATGCCGACGAACTGGCAAAACTGGTTGCGGAAGTTTCTGCCTGA
- a CDS encoding YhbY family RNA-binding protein, producing the protein MPLTQEQKKQYKSIGHHLKPVLTVADNGLTEGVLAELERALSDHELIKIKLNILERESRLEAIAELCKAGKADLVQVIGKMALIYRKNAKVNKQLSNVHRFH; encoded by the coding sequence ATGCCGCTCACTCAAGAGCAGAAGAAACAGTACAAATCCATTGGCCACCATCTGAAACCAGTATTGACTGTGGCTGACAACGGTTTGACCGAAGGTGTGTTGGCCGAACTTGAACGCGCCTTGAGCGATCATGAGCTGATCAAGATCAAGCTCAACATCCTCGAACGCGAGTCCCGCCTGGAAGCCATTGCAGAACTGTGCAAGGCCGGCAAAGCGGATCTGGTGCAGGTCATCGGCAAAATGGCGTTGATTTATCGCAAGAACGCCAAGGTAAACAAGCAACTGTCCAACGTCCATCGCTTCCACTGA
- the folP gene encoding dihydropteroate synthase encodes MTSMSSSTRLPCGNRVLDLAHTHVMGILNVTPDSFSDGGRFSQLDAALRHAEGMVQAGATLIDVGGESTRPGARAVSPLEELERVAPIVERIHRELDVIISVDTSTPAVMRETARLGAGLINDVRSLRRDGALDAAAATGLPVCLMHMLGEPGDMQDNPQYRDVTKEVGEFLVERMAQCAAVGIGAERIILDPGFGFAKTLQHNLSLFKHMDALHVLGRPLLVGVSRKSMIGQALNRPVGERLYGGLALAALAMTKGAKILRVHDVAETVDVMRMITAVESAE; translated from the coding sequence ATGACTTCTATGTCGTCCTCGACCCGGTTGCCTTGCGGCAACCGGGTTCTTGATTTGGCCCATACGCATGTCATGGGCATTCTTAATGTCACTCCCGATTCCTTCTCCGATGGTGGTCGTTTCAGCCAGCTTGATGCTGCCTTGCGCCATGCCGAGGGCATGGTGCAGGCGGGCGCGACGCTCATCGATGTGGGGGGCGAGTCCACTCGTCCTGGTGCGCGGGCGGTATCGCCGCTTGAAGAGCTGGAGCGCGTAGCGCCTATTGTCGAGCGCATCCATCGTGAACTGGATGTCATTATTTCGGTCGATACCTCCACGCCTGCGGTCATGCGCGAAACTGCGCGTCTTGGCGCGGGCTTGATCAACGATGTTCGATCGTTGCGACGGGATGGCGCGCTGGATGCGGCAGCAGCCACAGGTTTACCGGTTTGCCTCATGCATATGCTCGGCGAGCCTGGCGATATGCAGGACAATCCGCAGTATCGGGATGTAACCAAGGAAGTAGGGGAGTTTCTGGTTGAGCGTATGGCTCAGTGTGCTGCAGTGGGTATTGGGGCGGAGCGGATCATTCTGGATCCAGGTTTTGGCTTCGCGAAGACCCTGCAGCACAATCTGAGTCTGTTCAAGCATATGGACGCCCTGCATGTCCTTGGTCGGCCTTTGCTGGTTGGAGTTTCGCGGAAGAGCATGATAGGCCAGGCGTTGAACCGTCCTGTCGGAGAGCGCTTGTATGGCGGTCTGGCTCTTGCTGCTTTGGCCATGACCAAGGGAGCGAAGATCCTGCGGGTCCATGATGTGGCCGAGACGGTGGATGTGATGCGGATGATTACAGCTGTTGAATCAGCCGAATAA
- the tpiA gene encoding triose-phosphate isomerase, whose protein sequence is MRRPMVAGNWKMHGTRASVAELINGLRHLALPSGVDVAVFPPCLYINQVIDGLKGKSISVGAQNSAVEPMQGALTGEIAPSQLADAGCSLVLVGHSERRLMMGERDGTLNRKFAAAQACGLKPVLCVGETLEQREAGKTLEVVGRQLGSIIEELGVGAFANAVIAYEPVWAIGTGLTASPQQAQDVHAAIRAQLAAENSEVARGVRLLYGGSVKAANAVELFGMPDIDGGLIGGASLNADEFGAICRAAGN, encoded by the coding sequence ATGCGTCGCCCTATGGTAGCTGGTAACTGGAAAATGCACGGTACCCGCGCCAGCGTCGCTGAGCTGATCAATGGCCTGCGTCATCTGGCCTTGCCTAGCGGTGTTGATGTCGCGGTATTCCCGCCTTGCTTGTATATCAATCAAGTGATTGATGGCTTGAAAGGCAAGTCGATTTCGGTCGGCGCGCAGAACTCTGCGGTGGAACCCATGCAAGGTGCGCTGACAGGAGAAATTGCTCCGAGTCAGCTGGCGGATGCAGGTTGTTCCCTGGTGCTGGTTGGGCACTCCGAGCGTCGCCTGATGATGGGTGAGCGTGACGGTACGCTGAATCGCAAATTCGCAGCAGCACAGGCTTGTGGCTTGAAGCCGGTCTTGTGTGTAGGGGAAACCCTCGAGCAGCGCGAGGCCGGGAAGACTCTTGAGGTTGTCGGGCGTCAGCTGGGCAGCATCATCGAAGAGTTGGGTGTTGGTGCGTTTGCCAATGCCGTTATCGCTTACGAGCCGGTCTGGGCCATTGGTACCGGGCTGACTGCTTCGCCGCAACAGGCCCAGGATGTGCACGCAGCTATCCGGGCGCAGTTGGCGGCAGAGAATTCTGAAGTGGCACGAGGTGTGCGGCTTCTATACGGCGGCAGCGTGAAGGCGGCCAATGCGGTCGAACTGTTCGGCATGCCGGATATCGATGGGGGGCTCATTGGTGGAGCTTCCCTGAATGCAGATGAGTTCGGTGCGATCTGTCGCGCCGCGGGAAACTGA
- the rlmE gene encoding 23S rRNA (uridine(2552)-2'-O)-methyltransferase RlmE yields the protein MARSKTSHNWLKEHFNDPFVKMAQKDGYRSRASYKLLEIQEKDRLIRPGMSVIDLGAAPGGWSQVTSRLIGGQGRLIASDILEMDSIPDVTFIQGDFTEDAVLAQILEAVGNSQVDLVISDMAPNMSGTPAVDMPRAMFLCELALDLAGRVLRPGGDFLIKIFQGEGFDEYHKNVRKMFDKVVMRKPSSSRDRSREQYLLGRGFRGRIE from the coding sequence GTGGCCCGTTCCAAGACAAGCCATAACTGGCTGAAAGAGCACTTCAACGACCCATTCGTCAAAATGGCGCAAAAAGATGGGTACCGTTCTCGTGCCAGCTACAAATTGCTGGAAATCCAGGAAAAGGATCGTTTGATCCGGCCGGGCATGAGCGTCATCGACCTGGGGGCGGCGCCAGGAGGCTGGTCGCAGGTGACCAGTCGTCTGATTGGCGGGCAGGGCCGGCTGATCGCGTCCGACATCCTGGAAATGGACAGCATCCCTGATGTGACCTTTATTCAGGGCGACTTCACTGAAGACGCTGTGTTGGCTCAAATTCTCGAGGCGGTCGGAAATTCCCAGGTTGACCTTGTGATTTCCGATATGGCCCCCAATATGAGTGGTACGCCTGCCGTAGATATGCCACGGGCGATGTTTCTGTGCGAGTTGGCACTTGATTTGGCGGGGCGGGTTCTTCGTCCCGGCGGCGACTTCCTGATAAAGATTTTCCAGGGAGAAGGTTTCGACGAATACCACAAGAATGTTCGCAAGATGTTCGACAAGGTAGTGATGCGTAAACCGAGTTCTTCCCGTGACCGTTCTCGCGAGCAATATCTGCTGGGACGTGGCTTTCGCGGGCGTATCGAGTAA
- the secG gene encoding preprotein translocase subunit SecG: MLETVVVVFHLLGALGVVALVLLQQGKGADAGASFGAGASNTVFGSQGSSTFLSKFTAILAAGFFITSLGLGYFAKEKAHELTQVGLPDPAVLEAPKQKPASDDVPVLQEQKSATNATDVPPAQEQK, encoded by the coding sequence ATGCTGGAAACAGTCGTAGTCGTTTTTCATCTGCTGGGTGCGCTGGGCGTAGTAGCTCTGGTATTGCTGCAGCAGGGTAAAGGTGCGGACGCTGGCGCGTCTTTCGGAGCAGGTGCTTCAAATACTGTGTTCGGAAGCCAAGGTTCCTCTACCTTTCTTAGTAAGTTTACTGCTATACTTGCCGCAGGTTTTTTCATAACCAGCTTAGGGTTAGGTTACTTTGCTAAAGAGAAAGCTCACGAGCTGACTCAAGTAGGTTTGCCAGATCCAGCGGTGCTTGAAGCGCCAAAGCAAAAACCGGCTTCTGATGATGTCCCGGTGCTCCAAGAGCAAAAGTCGGCAACCAATGCGACTGACGTACCTCCAGCTCAAGAGCAGAAGTAA
- the ftsH gene encoding ATP-dependent zinc metalloprotease FtsH gives MAKNLILWLIIAAVLVTVMNNFSSPNEPQTLNYSDFIQQVKDGKVERVAVDGYVITGKRNDGDSFKTIRPAIQDNGLIGDLVDNHVVVEGKQPEQQSIWTQLLVASFPILVIIAVFMFFMRQMQGGAGGKGGPMSFGKSKARLLSEDQVKTTLADVAGCDEAKEEVGELVEFLRDPGKFQRLGGRIPRGVLMVGPPGTGKTLLAKAIAGEAKVPFFTISGSDFVEMFVGVGASRVRDMFEQAKKHAPCIIFIDEIDAVGRHRGAGMGGGHDEREQTLNQLLVEMDGFEMNDGIIVIAATNRPDVLDPALLRPGRFDRQVVVGLPDIRGREQILKVHMRKVPMGEDVAPAVIARGTPGFSGADLANLVNEASLFAARSGKRIVEMKEFELAKDKIMMGAERKSMVMSEKEKQNTAYHEAGHAIVGRVVPEHDPVYKVSIIPRGRALGVTMFLPEEDRYSLSKRALISQICSLYGGRIAEEMTLGFDGVTTGASNDIMRASQIARNMVTKWGLSEKLGPLMYAEEEGEVFLGRSAGSQHASLSAETAKLIDSEVRSIIDQCYGTAKQILTDNRDKLDAMADALMKYETIDAEQIDDIMAGRTPREPRDWEGGSGTTPPVVQNERPETPIGGPAADH, from the coding sequence ATGGCAAAGAATCTGATCCTGTGGTTGATCATCGCGGCTGTCCTGGTGACGGTGATGAACAACTTCTCCAGCCCTAACGAGCCGCAGACCCTCAACTATTCCGACTTTATCCAGCAAGTTAAGGATGGCAAGGTCGAGCGCGTAGCCGTTGATGGTTATGTGATTACCGGCAAGCGCAACGATGGCGATAGCTTCAAGACCATTCGTCCTGCGATTCAGGACAACGGCCTGATCGGTGACCTGGTGGATAACCACGTGGTCGTCGAAGGCAAACAGCCTGAACAGCAAAGCATCTGGACCCAGTTGCTGGTCGCCAGCTTCCCGATCCTGGTGATCATCGCCGTCTTCATGTTCTTCATGCGGCAGATGCAGGGTGGTGCCGGTGGCAAGGGAGGGCCGATGAGCTTTGGCAAGAGCAAGGCGCGCCTGTTGTCCGAAGATCAGGTGAAAACCACCCTGGCGGATGTCGCGGGTTGCGACGAGGCCAAGGAAGAAGTGGGTGAGCTGGTTGAGTTCCTCCGCGATCCAGGCAAGTTCCAGCGTCTGGGCGGGCGTATTCCTCGTGGTGTGCTGATGGTTGGCCCGCCGGGTACCGGTAAGACCTTACTGGCCAAGGCCATCGCCGGTGAAGCCAAGGTTCCGTTCTTCACCATTTCCGGTTCCGACTTCGTCGAAATGTTCGTTGGTGTAGGTGCCAGCCGCGTTCGTGACATGTTCGAGCAGGCCAAGAAACATGCTCCGTGCATCATCTTCATCGACGAAATCGATGCTGTCGGTCGCCATCGTGGTGCCGGTATGGGTGGTGGTCATGATGAGCGTGAACAGACTCTCAACCAGCTGCTGGTCGAGATGGATGGCTTTGAAATGAATGATGGCATCATCGTCATTGCCGCCACCAACCGTCCTGATGTGCTGGACCCTGCGCTGTTGCGTCCAGGTCGTTTCGACCGTCAGGTCGTGGTTGGTCTGCCGGATATCCGTGGCCGTGAGCAGATCTTGAAAGTTCACATGCGTAAAGTGCCAATGGGTGAGGATGTCGCACCGGCAGTTATCGCTCGTGGTACGCCCGGCTTCTCTGGTGCCGACCTGGCCAACCTGGTGAACGAAGCATCGCTTTTCGCTGCCCGTAGCGGCAAGCGCATCGTCGAGATGAAAGAGTTCGAACTGGCAAAAGACAAGATCATGATGGGCGCGGAGCGCAAATCCATGGTCATGTCCGAGAAGGAAAAGCAGAACACGGCTTATCACGAGGCTGGCCACGCTATTGTCGGTCGAGTAGTGCCTGAGCACGATCCGGTCTACAAGGTTTCGATCATCCCACGCGGTCGGGCTCTGGGTGTAACCATGTTCCTGCCGGAAGAGGATCGCTACAGCTTGTCCAAGCGTGCGCTGATCAGTCAGATCTGCTCGCTGTACGGCGGTCGTATCGCTGAAGAAATGACATTGGGCTTTGACGGTGTAACTACCGGTGCTTCCAACGACATCATGCGCGCCAGTCAGATTGCGCGGAACATGGTGACCAAGTGGGGGCTTTCCGAGAAGTTGGGCCCGTTGATGTACGCCGAAGAAGAGGGCGAGGTCTTTCTGGGGCGCAGTGCTGGCAGCCAGCATGCCAGCCTGTCTGCGGAAACCGCCAAGCTGATCGACTCCGAAGTTCGTAGCATCATCGACCAGTGCTATGGCACCGCCAAGCAGATCCTCACGGATAACCGCGACAAGCTGGATGCGATGGCCGATGCCTTGATGAAGTATGAAACCATCGATGCCGAGCAGATCGACGACATCATGGCTGGTCGTACCCCTCGCGAGCCTCGCGATTGGGAGGGCGGTTCGGGTACCACACCTCCGGTGGTGCAGAATGAACGTCCAGAAACACCGATCGGCGGCCCGGCTGCTGACCACTAA
- the greA gene encoding transcription elongation factor GreA: protein MIKYPMTVQGARALEEELTHLTKVVRPKLSQDIGTARELGDLKENAEYHAAREQQGMVEARIRDIEGRMQNAVIIDVTTIPHSGKVIFGTTVEIANVETDESVTYQIVGEDEADIKLGKISVGSPIARALIAKEEGDVVTVKTPSGVIEYEIVEVRHI from the coding sequence ATGATCAAATACCCAATGACTGTCCAGGGCGCTCGCGCCCTGGAAGAAGAGTTGACTCACCTGACCAAGGTCGTTCGTCCGAAGCTCAGCCAGGACATCGGTACGGCCCGCGAGTTGGGTGATTTGAAGGAAAACGCGGAATACCATGCCGCGCGTGAACAGCAAGGCATGGTCGAGGCGCGGATTCGTGATATCGAGGGTCGCATGCAGAATGCGGTGATCATCGATGTCACCACCATTCCTCATTCCGGTAAGGTGATTTTCGGTACCACTGTCGAAATCGCCAACGTCGAAACCGATGAGAGCGTCACCTACCAGATCGTTGGTGAGGATGAGGCTGACATCAAGCTCGGAAAGATCTCTGTAGGTTCGCCCATTGCCCGTGCCTTGATTGCCAAGGAAGAGGGTGATGTGGTTACCGTTAAAACGCCTAGCGGCGTGATCGAGTACGAGATTGTCGAAGTCCGCCACATCTGA